In Hymenobacter gelipurpurascens, one DNA window encodes the following:
- a CDS encoding terminase large subunit domain-containing protein: MSVASAAETKIITPQPGFQMAALSTAADIAIIGGGAGGGKTYALLIEASRHRFNKDFGAVIFRRTYAMVTNEGGLWDTSKDLYPMVGARQGDLEWKFPSGARVSFAHMQHEKNMFDWQGTQIPLIIFDELTHFTKKQFWYMLTRNRSMCGVRPYVRCSCNPDPDSWVAELIAWWIGADGFPIPERAGKLRYFTRDGENMIWGDTPEEVVEQAPHLFAGELAQTSPKSLTFIPGSIYENKKLLAVNPEYLAGLMAQDEETKAQLLEGNWKIKVDGLALYEPTRLNDLFTNYPVVEAQPRRCITCDAAGFGQDKCVIKAWQGWTVVAITVISKTGARDIVEAVEPLRRRYNVAQSDVLVDQDGVGGHAVALGGYSGFSGGAPALPDPETGTKESYKNLKTQCYYRSAARTNRGEVRIEVTSDSCLIDGQRTTKMKVGSQVVDVRDVIKQDLKAIKRAKADKEGKKQINTKEEQKIILGRSPDFGDTFMMREWFELQPVARKGFMRRVN; encoded by the coding sequence ATGAGTGTTGCATCAGCAGCTGAAACAAAGATCATTACACCGCAGCCAGGCTTCCAGATGGCGGCCCTATCGACGGCTGCTGACATCGCCATTATCGGTGGTGGCGCCGGCGGCGGCAAGACATATGCCCTGCTGATCGAAGCTTCGCGCCACCGGTTCAATAAGGACTTCGGCGCGGTTATCTTCCGTCGCACCTACGCCATGGTCACGAACGAAGGCGGCCTGTGGGATACCAGCAAGGACCTGTACCCGATGGTAGGTGCCAGGCAGGGCGACCTGGAATGGAAGTTTCCCAGTGGCGCCCGCGTCTCGTTTGCCCACATGCAACACGAGAAGAATATGTTTGACTGGCAGGGCACCCAGATACCGCTGATCATCTTCGACGAGCTCACCCACTTCACCAAGAAGCAGTTCTGGTACATGCTCACCCGTAACCGCAGCATGTGCGGCGTGCGGCCCTACGTGCGCTGCAGCTGCAACCCGGATCCGGATAGCTGGGTAGCGGAGCTTATTGCGTGGTGGATCGGGGCTGATGGCTTCCCCATTCCGGAGCGGGCCGGTAAGCTGCGCTACTTCACTCGGGACGGCGAGAACATGATCTGGGGCGATACGCCCGAAGAAGTGGTAGAGCAGGCCCCGCACCTGTTCGCTGGGGAATTGGCCCAGACCAGCCCCAAGAGCCTCACCTTCATTCCGGGCAGCATCTATGAGAACAAGAAGCTGCTCGCGGTAAACCCCGAATACCTCGCCGGCCTGATGGCCCAGGATGAGGAGACGAAAGCCCAGCTGCTGGAAGGCAACTGGAAAATCAAGGTAGATGGCCTGGCGCTATATGAGCCGACTCGCCTCAATGATCTGTTCACCAACTACCCGGTAGTTGAAGCCCAGCCCCGGCGCTGTATCACCTGTGACGCCGCCGGATTTGGCCAGGATAAGTGCGTGATCAAAGCGTGGCAGGGCTGGACCGTTGTTGCCATCACGGTCATCAGCAAGACCGGCGCACGCGACATCGTAGAGGCAGTAGAGCCCCTGCGTAGGCGCTACAACGTGGCCCAGTCGGATGTACTGGTCGATCAGGACGGCGTCGGCGGCCATGCCGTAGCGCTGGGTGGCTACAGTGGCTTCAGCGGCGGTGCTCCTGCCCTGCCGGATCCGGAGACGGGCACCAAGGAATCGTACAAGAACCTAAAAACCCAGTGCTACTACCGCAGCGCGGCCCGCACCAACCGCGGCGAGGTGCGTATCGAGGTCACCTCCGATAGCTGCCTGATTGATGGCCAGCGCACCACGAAGATGAAAGTGGGCAGCCAGGTAGTGGATGTGCGCGACGTCATCAAGCAGGACCTGAAAGCCATCAAGCGGGCCAAAGCGGACAAAGAGGGCAAGAAGCAGATCAACACCAAGGAAGAGCAGAAGATCATCCTAGGTCGCTCGCCTGACTTCGGCGACACCTTCATGATGCGGGAGTGGTTCGAGCTGCAGCCAGTCGCCCGCAAAGGCTTTATGCGGCGGGTGAATTAG
- a CDS encoding terminase small subunit has translation MATGQPDESTTAAHSDKPLSHNQRRFAQFYALLWKGAPAARMAGYSEATAKQQATNMLADERIKAAVLEEAAKLHMSPEEAAARMAGWARVSMSDLLRFEEEPHTPRIMRPISELYEEVEQEIEFEDEYARRAGYSKKEMKMHRSKLVGLRRRLLRYEIIMQKDPDAKELSHGKTVMRKVAHVDLQKAKELHQLGAIKSYKPTRSGWAVELHDAKDATDKILKLLGAYAPVKVDHTTNGNDMPGSNIMMPDNGRD, from the coding sequence ATGGCCACGGGACAGCCAGACGAATCCACTACTGCCGCGCACTCTGATAAGCCACTGAGCCACAATCAGCGCCGGTTCGCGCAATTCTATGCGTTGCTTTGGAAAGGTGCTCCAGCAGCGCGTATGGCAGGCTACAGCGAAGCTACCGCCAAGCAGCAAGCCACTAACATGCTGGCTGATGAGCGAATAAAGGCAGCGGTACTGGAAGAAGCAGCCAAGCTGCATATGAGTCCCGAAGAGGCTGCAGCTCGCATGGCAGGCTGGGCCCGGGTAAGCATGAGCGACCTACTTCGCTTCGAGGAGGAGCCGCATACGCCTCGCATCATGCGTCCTATCTCTGAACTCTATGAAGAGGTAGAGCAGGAGATTGAATTTGAAGACGAGTACGCCCGTCGGGCCGGCTACAGCAAGAAAGAGATGAAGATGCACCGCAGCAAGTTGGTGGGACTTCGTCGCCGGCTGTTGCGGTATGAGATCATCATGCAGAAAGACCCAGATGCCAAGGAGCTATCCCACGGCAAGACGGTCATGCGCAAAGTTGCCCACGTCGATCTGCAGAAGGCCAAGGAGCTACACCAGCTGGGTGCTATCAAGAGCTATAAGCCTACGCGCAGCGGCTGGGCAGTGGAGCTGCATGATGCCAAGGATGCGACTGATAAGATTCTGAAGCTGCTCGGAGCTTACGCACCCGTCAAGGTGGACCATACCACCAACGGCAACGATATGCCCGGTTCCAACATCATGATGCCCGACAATGGACGCGACTAG